The Streptomyces sp. CC0208 genome window below encodes:
- a CDS encoding Pls/PosA family non-ribosomal peptide synthetase — MVVNPGEITTVAPVDGTAQVLAEVLAGVVKTDQVPLDSHFFDDLGANSLVMAQFCARVRKRDDLPQVSMRDVYGHPTIRGLATALAEVPAIAPAPARPAEPPPPPGSTARHALCGVLQFLVFAVYCFAAGVATAEGYTWISDADGLLMVYLRSLVLGGALFLALCTLPVVAKWVLVGRWQETEFPVWSLAYVRFWLVKALLHASPMVLFTGNPLYVLYLRALGARIGPGVTVLSHSMPVCTDLLTVGAGTVIRKDALLLGYRAHAGRIRTGPVTLGRDVFVGEKTVLDIGTSIGDGGQLGHSSALYDGAAIPAGERWHGSPARPTDVDHIRVPAARCTPTRRAGYALVALLQTLLVYVPLGIGGVFLVMDLVPALDPLLDPNAKELASAAFYAEALVLSVALFVGFVVLGLVTVTVLPRLLNLTLKADRVYPLYGFHYSVQRAIARMTNIKFFKWLCGDSSYIVPYLRSLGYDLSHVEQTGSNFGTEVAHETPYLATVGSGTMVADGLSILNAEYSSTSFRLSRVTIGGQNFLGNHIAYPVGGRTGDNCLLATKVLVPLDGELREGVGLLGSPPFEIPRTVERDTRFDHFREGDELRRRLSAKNRSNARTMALFLFLRWLHWFLLTLLGFAAVDLYGGRGALGGLLIGAYLMTGLAVTVGYWALVERVITRFRPLQPRLCSIYDPYFWWHERLWKVPDQHLVVFNGTPFKSLVWRLLGVRIGRRVFDDGCYLTERTLVAIGSDTTLGHHSKVQAHSQEDGTFKSDHIVIGDGCTLGTGALVHYGVAMGDGSVLGADAFLMKGEEMPAGAHWGGNPAVALRRA, encoded by the coding sequence GTGGTGGTAAATCCCGGCGAGATCACGACAGTCGCCCCGGTGGACGGCACCGCCCAGGTCCTCGCCGAGGTGCTGGCCGGGGTCGTGAAGACGGATCAAGTCCCCCTCGACAGCCACTTCTTCGACGACCTGGGCGCCAACTCCCTGGTCATGGCGCAGTTCTGTGCCCGGGTGCGGAAGCGGGACGATCTGCCGCAGGTGTCGATGAGGGATGTCTACGGCCACCCGACGATCCGCGGCCTGGCGACCGCCCTCGCCGAGGTCCCGGCCATCGCACCGGCCCCCGCCCGGCCGGCCGAGCCGCCCCCGCCGCCGGGCAGCACCGCCCGCCATGCGCTGTGCGGGGTGCTGCAGTTCCTCGTCTTCGCCGTGTACTGCTTCGCGGCCGGCGTCGCCACCGCCGAGGGGTACACCTGGATATCCGACGCCGACGGCCTGCTCATGGTCTATCTGCGCTCGCTGGTCCTCGGCGGCGCCCTGTTCCTCGCCCTGTGCACCCTGCCCGTGGTGGCGAAGTGGGTGCTGGTCGGCCGGTGGCAGGAGACGGAGTTCCCGGTGTGGAGCCTCGCCTACGTCCGCTTCTGGCTGGTCAAGGCGCTGCTGCACGCCAGCCCGATGGTGCTGTTCACGGGCAACCCGCTGTACGTCCTCTACCTGCGGGCCCTCGGCGCCCGCATCGGCCCGGGCGTCACGGTCCTGTCCCACTCGATGCCGGTCTGCACCGACCTGCTGACCGTCGGCGCCGGCACGGTGATCCGCAAGGACGCCCTGCTGCTCGGCTACCGGGCGCACGCGGGCCGGATCCGCACCGGCCCGGTCACCCTCGGCCGGGACGTCTTCGTCGGCGAGAAGACCGTCCTCGACATCGGCACGTCCATCGGCGACGGCGGCCAGCTGGGCCACTCCTCGGCGCTGTACGACGGTGCCGCGATCCCCGCGGGCGAGCGCTGGCACGGCTCCCCGGCCCGCCCCACCGACGTCGACCACATCCGCGTCCCGGCAGCCCGCTGCACCCCCACGCGCCGGGCCGGCTACGCCCTCGTGGCGCTGCTGCAGACGCTGCTGGTGTACGTCCCGCTCGGCATCGGCGGTGTCTTCCTCGTCATGGACCTCGTGCCGGCACTGGACCCGCTGCTCGACCCGAACGCGAAGGAGCTGGCGTCGGCGGCCTTCTACGCCGAGGCGCTCGTCCTGTCCGTCGCCCTCTTCGTGGGTTTCGTGGTCCTCGGCCTCGTCACCGTGACGGTCCTGCCGCGGCTGCTGAACCTGACCCTGAAGGCGGACCGGGTCTATCCGCTCTACGGCTTCCACTACTCCGTACAGCGCGCGATCGCCCGCATGACCAACATCAAGTTCTTCAAGTGGCTGTGCGGCGACAGCTCGTACATCGTCCCCTACCTGCGGTCCCTCGGCTACGACCTCTCGCACGTCGAGCAGACCGGCTCGAACTTCGGAACCGAGGTCGCCCACGAGACGCCGTACCTGGCCACCGTCGGCAGCGGCACGATGGTCGCCGACGGGCTGTCGATCCTGAACGCCGAGTACTCCAGCACCTCGTTCCGGCTCTCGCGGGTCACGATCGGCGGGCAGAACTTCCTCGGCAACCACATCGCCTATCCCGTCGGCGGCCGCACCGGGGACAACTGCCTGCTCGCCACGAAGGTGCTGGTGCCGCTCGACGGCGAACTCCGCGAGGGAGTGGGCCTCTTGGGCTCGCCGCCGTTCGAGATCCCGCGCACGGTGGAGCGCGACACCCGCTTCGACCACTTCCGCGAGGGCGACGAGCTGCGCCGCCGTCTCTCGGCCAAGAACCGCTCCAACGCCCGCACGATGGCCCTCTTCCTTTTCCTGCGCTGGCTGCACTGGTTCCTGCTGACGCTGCTCGGCTTCGCGGCCGTCGACCTCTACGGCGGCCGGGGCGCCCTCGGCGGACTGCTGATCGGCGCCTACCTGATGACCGGCCTCGCGGTGACGGTCGGCTACTGGGCGCTGGTGGAGCGCGTGATCACCCGCTTCCGGCCGCTGCAGCCGCGGTTGTGCTCCATCTACGACCCGTACTTCTGGTGGCACGAGCGGCTGTGGAAGGTGCCGGACCAGCATCTCGTGGTGTTCAACGGCACCCCGTTCAAGAGCCTGGTCTGGCGGCTGCTGGGAGTGCGGATCGGTCGGCGCGTCTTCGACGACGGCTGCTACCTCACCGAGCGGACGCTGGTCGCGATCGGCAGCGACACCACGCTCGGCCACCACTCCAAGGTGCAGGCCCACTCCCAGGAGGACGGCACCTTCAAGTCCGACCACATCGTCATCGGCGACGGCTGCACCCTCGGGACGGGCGCGCTGGTCCACTACGGCGTCGCGATGGGCGACGGCTCCGTGCTCGGTGCCGACGCCTTCCTGATGAAGGGCGAGGAGATGCCGGCGGGGGCGCACTGGGGCGGGAATCCGGCGGTGGCGCTGCGACGCGCCTGA
- a CDS encoding YihY/virulence factor BrkB family protein, translating into MQAASESPQPPSGRLHRARALYRNVSKRRTAWLLLKDTVNSCIEYRILGLAAEAAFFSLLSVPPLLLSLIGLLGYVDDWTGTDSISSLEANLLDAARTVLSDKGVREIAQPILDDVMKGGRPDVISVGFLFALWSGSRAVNVFIDTITVMYGLDGVRGIVKTRLVAFALFVAALLIGSVALPLMVAGPDAVVRIVPWSTTVVQVLYWPVVIILSIAFLTTLYHVSVPVRSPWIEDVPGALVALAMWVLGSFLLRIYLQSTIEGATIYGSLAAAVAVLLWIGVSAFAVLVGAAMNAAIDRVWPAAATAAARAAQERVREAQVAEYVARAAALHDTHPDPDDPDMPSEFPERWSRFLPPEDVTSRLRTHAKSAHPPQKPDGS; encoded by the coding sequence GTGCAGGCAGCAAGCGAATCCCCTCAGCCACCCTCCGGGCGACTCCACCGGGCCCGTGCCCTCTACCGGAACGTGTCGAAGCGCAGGACCGCCTGGCTGCTGCTCAAGGACACCGTCAACTCGTGCATCGAGTACCGCATCCTGGGGCTCGCCGCCGAGGCCGCGTTCTTCTCGCTGCTGTCCGTGCCGCCGCTGCTGCTCAGCCTCATCGGCCTGCTCGGCTACGTCGACGACTGGACCGGCACCGACAGCATCAGCAGCCTGGAGGCCAATCTCCTGGACGCGGCGCGCACGGTCCTGTCCGACAAGGGGGTACGGGAGATCGCGCAGCCGATCCTCGACGACGTGATGAAGGGCGGCCGTCCCGACGTCATCTCGGTCGGCTTCCTGTTCGCCCTGTGGTCCGGGTCGCGCGCGGTGAACGTCTTCATCGACACCATCACCGTCATGTACGGCCTCGACGGGGTCCGCGGCATCGTCAAGACCCGGCTCGTGGCGTTCGCGCTGTTCGTCGCGGCGCTGCTGATCGGCTCGGTGGCGCTGCCGCTGATGGTGGCGGGTCCGGACGCGGTGGTGCGGATCGTGCCGTGGTCGACGACGGTCGTCCAGGTCCTGTACTGGCCGGTGGTGATCATCCTGTCCATCGCCTTCCTGACGACCCTGTACCACGTGTCGGTACCGGTGCGCTCACCGTGGATCGAGGACGTGCCCGGCGCGCTGGTGGCCCTGGCGATGTGGGTGCTGGGGAGCTTCCTGCTCCGGATCTACCTCCAGAGCACGATCGAGGGCGCGACGATCTACGGCTCGCTCGCCGCCGCGGTGGCGGTGCTGCTGTGGATCGGCGTGTCGGCCTTCGCGGTCCTGGTGGGCGCCGCGATGAACGCCGCGATCGACCGCGTGTGGCCGGCGGCGGCCACGGCGGCGGCGCGCGCGGCGCAGGAGCGGGTGCGGGAGGCGCAGGTCGCGGAGTACGTGGCCCGCGCGGCCGCACTCCACGACACCCACCCCGACCCCGACGATCCCGACATGCCCTCGGAGTTCCCGGAACGCTGGTCCCGCTTCCTGCCTCCGGAGGACGTGACCTCTCGTCTGCGGACGCATGCGAAGTCGGCGCACCC
- a CDS encoding non-ribosomal peptide synthetase, producing the protein METAPHRTPGPIPDVTEYAVSLPDGTPTDPAALHAARTRVLAALSGGTEGAADDELRVAVTDGELRLHYRTGALDTGAAARLAGYHLTALTDPNRRSLLSEDELRFQLEELAGPVRELPDRRVHELFEERVEKRPDAVAAVQDDRRWTYAELNSRANRIGRALLARGLAAEDVVAVVMERNLDWMAAVLGVLKAGGVYLPVEPHFPAERVARTLWRAGCAFVVTEEGSTGSLSGTSAGTSAETGTSAETLFVDAAYAEGHADHDLAIPVSAGQLAYIYFTSGSTGEPKGAMCEHAGFLNHVLAKVEDLGIGEDDVVAQTAPQCFDISLWQLLAGPVVGGRTLIVGQDTILDVPRFVDTVVRGRVNVLQVVPSYLEAVLAELGQRPRELADLRCVSVTGEAVKRELVQRWFATAPAVRLANAYGLTETSDDTNHEVMDRVPDGDRVPLGRPVRNVRVYVVDEDLVPVPLGAPGEIVFSGVCVGRGYVNDPERTAAAFTEDPYRPGERLYRSGDVGRWRADGKLEFLGRRDTQVKIRGFRVEIGEIENALLRVDGVRDGAVVVVRGTQLAAFCAGPEPVASDTVRERLAVSLPSYMVPAVVHWREHLPLTANGKTDRRTLTALAEDLDTGAAGGPVTDGERRVADAWAEVLGVSADRIGRLDHFFDRGGSSLSAVRLAIALDRAITLQDVVRHPVLADLADLLDRRG; encoded by the coding sequence ATGGAAACAGCTCCGCACCGCACGCCCGGTCCGATACCGGACGTCACCGAGTACGCGGTCTCGCTGCCCGACGGCACACCGACCGATCCCGCCGCGCTGCACGCGGCCCGCACCAGGGTCCTCGCCGCCCTCTCGGGCGGAACGGAGGGCGCTGCCGACGACGAACTGCGTGTCGCTGTCACCGACGGTGAGCTGCGGCTGCACTACCGCACCGGCGCCCTGGACACCGGGGCAGCCGCCCGCCTCGCCGGCTACCACCTCACCGCGCTCACCGACCCCAACCGCCGAAGCCTGCTGTCCGAGGACGAACTCCGGTTCCAGCTTGAGGAGTTGGCGGGCCCGGTGCGTGAACTCCCGGACCGGCGGGTGCACGAGCTGTTCGAGGAGCGGGTCGAGAAGCGCCCGGACGCCGTGGCCGCCGTACAGGACGACCGGCGGTGGACGTACGCCGAGCTCAACTCCCGCGCCAACCGGATCGGTCGGGCACTGCTGGCCCGCGGCCTCGCGGCCGAGGACGTCGTCGCCGTCGTCATGGAACGGAACCTGGACTGGATGGCGGCCGTGCTCGGCGTGCTCAAGGCGGGCGGGGTCTATCTGCCGGTCGAGCCGCACTTCCCGGCCGAGCGGGTCGCGAGGACGCTGTGGCGGGCGGGCTGCGCGTTCGTCGTCACCGAGGAGGGCAGCACCGGATCGCTCTCCGGTACGTCCGCAGGTACGTCCGCCGAGACGGGTACGTCCGCCGAGACGCTGTTCGTGGACGCCGCGTACGCCGAGGGCCACGCGGACCACGATCTCGCCATCCCGGTCTCGGCGGGCCAACTCGCCTACATCTACTTCACGTCCGGCTCCACCGGTGAGCCCAAGGGCGCGATGTGCGAGCACGCCGGATTCCTCAACCATGTGCTCGCCAAGGTCGAGGACCTGGGGATCGGCGAGGACGACGTCGTCGCGCAGACCGCGCCGCAGTGCTTCGACATCTCCCTGTGGCAGCTGCTCGCCGGGCCGGTCGTCGGCGGACGGACGCTGATCGTCGGGCAGGACACGATCCTGGACGTGCCGCGGTTCGTGGACACGGTCGTGCGGGGGCGGGTCAATGTGCTCCAGGTCGTGCCGTCGTATCTGGAGGCGGTGCTCGCCGAGTTGGGGCAGCGGCCGCGCGAACTGGCCGACCTGCGCTGTGTGTCGGTGACCGGGGAGGCGGTGAAGCGGGAGCTGGTGCAGCGCTGGTTCGCCACCGCGCCCGCTGTCAGGCTGGCCAACGCCTATGGCCTGACCGAGACTTCGGACGACACCAACCACGAGGTCATGGACCGGGTGCCGGACGGCGACCGGGTCCCGCTCGGACGCCCTGTGCGCAATGTGCGGGTGTACGTCGTCGACGAGGACCTGGTTCCCGTGCCGCTGGGCGCTCCCGGCGAGATCGTCTTCTCCGGGGTGTGCGTGGGACGCGGCTACGTCAACGACCCCGAGCGCACCGCGGCCGCCTTCACGGAGGACCCGTACCGGCCCGGCGAGCGCCTGTACCGCAGCGGTGACGTGGGGCGCTGGCGGGCCGACGGCAAACTGGAGTTCCTCGGCCGCCGGGACACCCAGGTCAAGATCCGCGGGTTCCGCGTCGAGATCGGCGAGATAGAGAACGCGCTGCTGCGGGTGGACGGGGTGCGCGACGGGGCCGTCGTGGTCGTACGGGGCACCCAGCTCGCCGCGTTCTGCGCCGGGCCCGAGCCGGTGGCCTCGGACACGGTTCGGGAACGGCTGGCCGTGTCGCTGCCGTCGTACATGGTGCCGGCGGTCGTGCACTGGCGGGAGCACCTGCCGCTGACCGCCAACGGCAAGACCGACCGACGCACGCTGACCGCGCTCGCCGAGGACCTCGACACGGGTGCCGCGGGCGGGCCCGTGACGGACGGCGAGCGGCGGGTGGCGGACGCCTGGGCCGAGGTGCTCGGCGTTTCCGCCGACCGGATCGGCCGCCTCGACCACTTCTTCGACCGCGGCGGCAGCTCGCTGTCCGCCGTGCGTCTCGCGATCGCCCTGGACCGGGCGATCACCCTCCAGGACGTCGTCCGTCACCCGGTCCTCGCGGACCTGGCGGATCTGCTCGACCGGCGCGGCTGA
- the sbnA gene encoding 2,3-diaminopropionate biosynthesis protein SbnA has product MPVISDPSEFNESDLYVDLRAALELPLFLKCEGFNFAGSIKLKAAREMVNAAERDGTLRPGSVLVESSSGNLGVALSMIAASRGYGFLCVTDSRCNQASIRLMESLGTRVHVVREPDLHDGYLGARLAYVRMLCASDERYVWLNQYSNQGNWRAHYRSTAPEIARRFPDLDVLFVGAGTTGTLMGCARWFWQWRRPVRIVAVDSVGSVTFGGPPGVRLIPGLGTSVPSQLLDKSYIDDVVLVEEPDTLQVCRGLAARGFLFGGSTGTVVSGAHQWLSAHGRRGLTAVAIAPDLGERYLDTVYRAGWPHGPSDTDPMHHPTEAMAHLA; this is encoded by the coding sequence ATGCCCGTCATATCCGATCCTTCGGAGTTCAACGAGTCAGACCTCTACGTCGACCTGCGGGCCGCGCTGGAGCTTCCGCTGTTCCTGAAGTGCGAGGGCTTCAACTTCGCCGGGTCCATCAAGCTGAAGGCGGCCCGCGAGATGGTGAACGCCGCCGAGCGCGACGGCACCCTGCGGCCCGGGTCGGTCCTGGTCGAGTCGTCGTCGGGGAACCTGGGGGTGGCCCTGAGCATGATCGCGGCGAGCCGGGGCTACGGCTTCCTGTGCGTGACCGACTCACGCTGCAACCAGGCGTCGATCCGGCTCATGGAGTCGCTCGGCACCCGGGTGCACGTGGTCAGGGAGCCGGATCTGCACGACGGCTACCTGGGCGCGCGGCTGGCGTACGTGCGGATGCTGTGCGCCTCGGACGAGCGGTACGTGTGGCTCAACCAGTACAGCAACCAGGGGAACTGGCGGGCGCACTACCGCAGCACGGCGCCGGAGATCGCGCGGCGCTTCCCGGACCTGGACGTGCTGTTCGTCGGGGCCGGCACCACCGGGACCCTGATGGGCTGCGCCCGCTGGTTCTGGCAGTGGCGGCGCCCGGTGCGGATCGTCGCCGTCGACAGCGTCGGCTCGGTCACCTTCGGCGGGCCGCCGGGCGTCCGTCTGATCCCGGGTCTCGGCACGAGTGTGCCCTCGCAGCTGCTCGACAAGTCGTACATCGACGACGTGGTCCTCGTCGAGGAACCGGACACCCTTCAGGTCTGCCGCGGGCTGGCGGCTCGGGGCTTCCTGTTCGGCGGTTCCACCGGCACGGTCGTCAGCGGCGCCCACCAGTGGCTGTCCGCCCACGGCCGCCGCGGCCTCACCGCGGTGGCGATCGCCCCGGACCTCGGCGAACGCTACCTCGACACCGTGTACCGGGCGGGCTGGCCCCACGGCCCCTCCGACACGGACCCGATGCACCACCCGACGGAGGCGATGGCCCACCTGGCCTGA
- a CDS encoding TauD/TfdA family dioxygenase produces MSSTSLLPHLDLAPGSPPLLHATSHGDAVSWAAAHRDPLRDLVRDHGCVLVRGLGLADPATSEAVFRRLTDGLMPDREPFAPRRRYADGVYSSTKWPPNQQMCMHHEVSYGLEFPGLLLFACLEAPGAGGATALADASAVLRALPRELVSRFEREGWLLTRAYHEEIGASVEEAFGTDDRDAVERYCRRHAIEFAWQRDGSLHTRQRRGAVLRHPRSGLPCWFNQIAFLNEWTMEPEVHEYLADLYGADGLPFNTRFGDGSPIDADVVRTINEVYDAHTVREPWQDGDLLLVDNIRTAHSREPFEGPREVLAALGDPVLRTDGEVSGA; encoded by the coding sequence ATGTCCTCCACGAGTCTCCTTCCCCATCTGGACCTGGCCCCGGGCAGCCCGCCGCTCCTGCACGCCACGTCCCACGGCGACGCGGTGAGCTGGGCCGCCGCGCACCGCGACCCGCTGCGTGACCTCGTCCGCGACCACGGCTGCGTCCTGGTGCGGGGGCTGGGCCTGGCCGACCCCGCAACGAGCGAGGCGGTCTTCAGGCGGCTGACCGACGGCCTGATGCCCGACCGTGAGCCCTTCGCACCCCGCCGGCGCTACGCGGACGGCGTGTACTCGTCCACCAAGTGGCCGCCGAACCAGCAGATGTGCATGCACCACGAGGTCAGCTACGGCCTGGAGTTCCCGGGCCTGCTGCTGTTCGCCTGTCTGGAGGCGCCCGGGGCCGGGGGCGCGACGGCGCTCGCCGACGCGTCGGCCGTGCTGCGGGCCCTGCCCCGCGAGCTGGTCTCCCGCTTCGAACGGGAGGGCTGGCTGCTGACCCGGGCGTACCACGAGGAGATCGGAGCGTCGGTCGAGGAGGCCTTCGGCACGGACGACCGCGACGCCGTCGAACGCTACTGCCGCCGGCACGCCATCGAGTTCGCCTGGCAGCGCGACGGCTCCCTGCACACCCGGCAGCGGCGCGGCGCGGTGCTGCGACACCCGCGCTCCGGGCTGCCCTGCTGGTTCAACCAGATCGCGTTCCTCAACGAGTGGACCATGGAGCCCGAAGTGCACGAATACCTGGCGGACCTGTACGGCGCCGACGGACTGCCCTTCAACACCCGCTTCGGGGACGGGAGTCCGATCGACGCGGACGTCGTCCGGACGATCAACGAGGTGTACGACGCCCACACCGTGCGCGAACCCTGGCAGGACGGCGACCTCCTGCTCGTCGACAACATCCGCACAGCGCACAGCCGTGAGCCCTTCGAGGGGCCGCGCGAGGTGCTGGCCGCGCTCGGCGACCCGGTGCTGCGCACCGACGGCGAGGTGAGCGGCGCATGA
- a CDS encoding heparan-alpha-glucosaminide N-acetyltransferase domain-containing protein, with product MPAPYAPKQAAPRIVGVDVARGLALLGMFSVHVFGAFDEAGSPTPAWMFAGGRSSATFAVTAGIGLAFTTGGRRPATGRPATVAVAARAGVIALIGLLLGYASRAADLDVDVILAFYALLFLTAIPLLGLGPRTLTALALSLAVGAPFAVHALRGALPPPAFDGDPTLQDVVTDPLGLVSDLLVHGDYPVLAWTAYLCAGLALGRLDLTSRSLAPRLLGGGLALVAGVWLVSSLVLFRFDGLRQLWRAEFPGASRAEALWDSPDGVTWWALLSRAPHATTPFDLLLTLGSAAAILGGALLLTRSALLTWALTPLAAAGSMPLTLYAAHVLLLATGALSGSPGLLYAVMTTGALLFALSWRHVGRGPLETVVAGAARRCREGVTPPRPPEPVADPVRLSKHTE from the coding sequence ATGCCTGCTCCGTACGCACCGAAGCAAGCCGCGCCGCGCATCGTGGGGGTCGATGTGGCACGGGGGCTCGCCCTGCTCGGAATGTTCTCCGTTCACGTGTTCGGCGCGTTCGACGAGGCCGGATCGCCCACGCCCGCCTGGATGTTCGCGGGCGGCCGTTCCTCGGCGACCTTCGCCGTGACGGCCGGGATCGGTCTGGCCTTCACGACCGGCGGTCGCCGGCCGGCGACCGGGCGGCCCGCGACCGTCGCGGTGGCGGCGCGGGCCGGTGTCATCGCGCTGATCGGGCTGCTGCTCGGCTACGCCTCGCGCGCGGCGGACCTCGACGTGGACGTGATCCTGGCCTTCTACGCCCTGTTGTTCCTGACCGCGATCCCGCTGCTGGGCCTCGGTCCGCGGACCTTGACGGCTCTGGCCCTGTCCCTGGCCGTGGGGGCGCCGTTCGCCGTCCACGCGCTTCGGGGCGCGCTGCCCCCGCCCGCGTTCGACGGCGACCCGACCCTCCAGGACGTGGTCACCGATCCGCTCGGCCTGGTGTCGGACCTGCTCGTGCACGGCGACTACCCGGTGCTCGCCTGGACCGCCTATCTGTGCGCCGGACTCGCCCTCGGCCGGCTGGACCTGACGTCACGCAGCCTCGCGCCCCGGCTCCTCGGGGGCGGTCTCGCGCTCGTGGCCGGGGTCTGGCTGGTGTCGTCCCTGGTCCTGTTCCGGTTCGACGGGCTGCGGCAGCTGTGGCGCGCGGAGTTCCCCGGCGCCTCCCGCGCCGAGGCCCTGTGGGACAGCCCGGACGGCGTGACCTGGTGGGCGCTGCTCTCCCGCGCGCCGCACGCGACCACGCCCTTCGACCTGCTCCTCACCCTGGGCTCGGCGGCGGCGATCCTCGGCGGCGCCCTGCTGCTGACCAGGAGCGCCCTGCTCACGTGGGCGCTCACACCGCTCGCGGCGGCGGGCAGCATGCCGCTGACCCTGTACGCCGCCCATGTGCTCCTGCTCGCCACCGGTGCGCTCTCCGGCTCCCCCGGGCTCCTCTACGCCGTCATGACCACCGGAGCGCTCCTGTTCGCCCTCTCGTGGCGGCACGTCGGACGTGGCCCGCTGGAAACGGTCGTCGCAGGCGCGGCCCGGCGGTGTCGCGAGGGCGTAACACCACCCCGGCCCCCGGAACCGGTGGCAGACCCGGTCCGACTTAGCAAGCACACCGAATAG
- the sbnB gene encoding 2,3-diaminopropionate biosynthesis protein SbnB: MSTLDAPSFALVTGAQVQQALHGREPEIADLVEAVYRLHGAGDSVNPPSYFLRFPDRPSSRIIALPASLGGPLRVDGLKWVSSFPENIRSGLPRASAVLILNDPETGYPFACLESSVISATRTASSAALAADRLSAGRTRPTHVGFIGTGLIARYIHTHLTATGWEFEETGVHDLSAESAAGFRGYLERSGAPGKVAVHDSAESLVRSSDLVVFATVAGEPHVHDPSWFGHHPLVLHVSLRDLAPQILLASANFVDDVEHCLKAETSPHLAERLTGSRDFIDGTLDDVLTGRVTVPTDRTVVFSPFGLGVLDLAVGRYVHDELARRGELHVVDGFFNELRRYG; this comes from the coding sequence ATGAGCACCCTCGACGCCCCGTCCTTCGCGCTCGTCACCGGCGCCCAGGTCCAACAGGCCCTGCACGGCCGGGAACCGGAGATCGCGGACCTCGTCGAGGCCGTGTACCGGCTGCACGGCGCGGGTGACTCGGTGAACCCGCCGTCGTACTTCCTGAGGTTCCCGGACCGTCCCTCGTCCCGGATCATCGCGCTGCCCGCCTCCCTGGGCGGACCGCTGCGGGTGGACGGCCTGAAGTGGGTGTCCAGTTTCCCGGAGAACATCAGGTCCGGGCTGCCGCGCGCGTCGGCGGTACTAATCCTCAACGACCCGGAGACCGGCTATCCGTTCGCCTGTCTGGAGAGCTCGGTCATCAGCGCCACGCGCACGGCGTCCTCGGCGGCGCTGGCGGCGGACCGGCTCAGTGCGGGCCGGACCCGCCCGACCCACGTGGGCTTCATCGGCACCGGGTTGATCGCCCGCTACATCCACACCCATCTCACCGCCACCGGCTGGGAGTTCGAGGAGACGGGCGTGCACGACCTGTCCGCCGAGAGCGCCGCCGGGTTCCGCGGTTACCTGGAGAGGTCCGGCGCGCCGGGGAAGGTGGCCGTGCACGACTCGGCCGAATCCCTCGTCCGCTCCAGCGACCTGGTCGTCTTCGCGACCGTCGCCGGCGAGCCGCATGTCCACGATCCGTCGTGGTTCGGCCATCACCCCCTGGTCCTGCATGTGTCCCTGCGCGACCTCGCCCCGCAGATCCTGCTCGCGTCGGCCAACTTCGTCGACGACGTCGAGCACTGCCTCAAGGCCGAGACCTCCCCGCATCTGGCCGAACGGCTCACGGGGAGCAGGGACTTCATCGACGGCACGCTCGACGACGTGCTGACCGGACGGGTGACCGTCCCGACGGACCGGACGGTGGTGTTCTCCCCCTTCGGGCTCGGGGTGCTCGACCTCGCCGTCGGCCGGTACGTCCACGACGAACTGGCCCGGCGCGGCGAACTGCACGTCGTCGACGGGTTCTTCAACGAGCTGCGCCGGTACGGCTGA